The following are encoded together in the Gasterosteus aculeatus chromosome 7, fGasAcu3.hap1.1, whole genome shotgun sequence genome:
- the ino80b gene encoding INO80 complex subunit B isoform X1 encodes MGKRKDMIHPRFLGEGCSSLHSVHSVHKRKHKKHKKHKRKHHSFTEAPEPVAVPRPPPQLRLKIKLGGQTLGTKSVPTFTVHPGVACPPTPLMIINNNDDNDDDDDEDGDDDDDDDDDDEPSVPLEQYRAWLDEDSNLATCPVPDIDSDSMLGVPVDEEERWLDALEKGELDDNGELKKEVDESLLTARQKALLHKQQSQPLLELPMGYKEKEMTVEMMQKREERARKRRLQAAKKAEDSKNQTIERLTKTSKAKIKSMRERKSKQNQCPMIRYSDCALGMAVSFPAGVTAPTPAPPRPPPAAPASCGVHGCTNRKKYSCSKTGVPLCSLRCYQANLLLAQSAA; translated from the exons ATGGGGAAAAGGAAAGACATGATTCACCCCAGGTTTCTCG GCGAAGGCTGCTCCAGCCTGCACAGCGTGCACAGCGTGCACAAACGGAAACACAAGAAGCACAAGAAACACAAGAGGAAGCATCACAGCTTCACAGAGGCCCCGGAGCCCGTCGCGGTTCCTCGTCCTCCCCCGCAGCTCCGCCTCAAGATCAAGCTGGGAGGACAGACGCTGGGGACCAAAAG TGTTCCCACCTTCACCGTGCACCCCGGTGTGGCTTGTCCTCCCACTCCCTTGATGATTATCAATAATAATGACGacaacgatgatgatgatgacgaggacggcgatgatgatgatgatgatgacgacgacgatgagCCGTCTGTGCCTTTGGAGCAATATCGGGCCTGGCTGG ATGAAGACAGTAACCTGGCCACATGCCCTGTGCCAGACATAGACTCCGACTCCATGCTCGGCGTGCcggtggacgaggaggagaggtggctGGACGCCCTGGAGAAGGGAGAGCTCGACGACAACGGGGAGCTGAAGAAGGAGGTGGACGAGTCTCTGCTCACAGCCAGACAG aaaGCCCTGTTACACAAGCAGCAGAGCCAGCCTCTCCTGGAGCTCCCCATGGGCTacaaggagaaggagatgaCGGTGGAGATGATGCAGAAGCGCGAGGAGCGAGCCCGGAAGAGACGCCTGCAGGCGGCCAAGAAGGCGGAAGACAGCAAGAACCAGACGATCGAGAGGCTGACGAAAACCAGCAAGGCCAAGATCAAGAGCATGAGGGAGAGGAAGTCCAAGCAGAACCAGTGTCCCATGATCCGGTACAGCGACTGCGCCCTGGGCATGGCCGTCTCCTTCCCCGCCGGGGTCACCGCGCCCACGCCGGCGCCTCCCCGTCCTCCGCCGGCGGCCCCGGCGAGCTGCGGGGTCCACGGCTGCACCAACCGCAAGAAGTACTCGTGCTCAAAGACCGGGGTTCCTCTCTGCAGCCTCCGGTGCTACCAGGCCAACCTGCTGCTCGCTCAGAGCGCCGCATAG
- the ino80b gene encoding INO80 complex subunit B isoform X2 produces the protein MGKRKDMIHPRFLGEGCSSLHSVHSVHKRKHKKHKKHKRKHHSFTEAPEPVAVPRPPPQLRLKIKLGGQTLGTKSVPTFTVHPGVACPPTPLMIINNNDDNDDDDDEDGDDDDDDDDDDEPSVPLEQYRAWLDIDSDSMLGVPVDEEERWLDALEKGELDDNGELKKEVDESLLTARQKALLHKQQSQPLLELPMGYKEKEMTVEMMQKREERARKRRLQAAKKAEDSKNQTIERLTKTSKAKIKSMRERKSKQNQCPMIRYSDCALGMAVSFPAGVTAPTPAPPRPPPAAPASCGVHGCTNRKKYSCSKTGVPLCSLRCYQANLLLAQSAA, from the exons ATGGGGAAAAGGAAAGACATGATTCACCCCAGGTTTCTCG GCGAAGGCTGCTCCAGCCTGCACAGCGTGCACAGCGTGCACAAACGGAAACACAAGAAGCACAAGAAACACAAGAGGAAGCATCACAGCTTCACAGAGGCCCCGGAGCCCGTCGCGGTTCCTCGTCCTCCCCCGCAGCTCCGCCTCAAGATCAAGCTGGGAGGACAGACGCTGGGGACCAAAAG TGTTCCCACCTTCACCGTGCACCCCGGTGTGGCTTGTCCTCCCACTCCCTTGATGATTATCAATAATAATGACGacaacgatgatgatgatgacgaggacggcgatgatgatgatgatgatgacgacgacgatgagCCGTCTGTGCCTTTGGAGCAATATCGGGCCTGGCTGG ACATAGACTCCGACTCCATGCTCGGCGTGCcggtggacgaggaggagaggtggctGGACGCCCTGGAGAAGGGAGAGCTCGACGACAACGGGGAGCTGAAGAAGGAGGTGGACGAGTCTCTGCTCACAGCCAGACAG aaaGCCCTGTTACACAAGCAGCAGAGCCAGCCTCTCCTGGAGCTCCCCATGGGCTacaaggagaaggagatgaCGGTGGAGATGATGCAGAAGCGCGAGGAGCGAGCCCGGAAGAGACGCCTGCAGGCGGCCAAGAAGGCGGAAGACAGCAAGAACCAGACGATCGAGAGGCTGACGAAAACCAGCAAGGCCAAGATCAAGAGCATGAGGGAGAGGAAGTCCAAGCAGAACCAGTGTCCCATGATCCGGTACAGCGACTGCGCCCTGGGCATGGCCGTCTCCTTCCCCGCCGGGGTCACCGCGCCCACGCCGGCGCCTCCCCGTCCTCCGCCGGCGGCCCCGGCGAGCTGCGGGGTCCACGGCTGCACCAACCGCAAGAAGTACTCGTGCTCAAAGACCGGGGTTCCTCTCTGCAGCCTCCGGTGCTACCAGGCCAACCTGCTGCTCGCTCAGAGCGCCGCATAG